From a region of the Citricoccus muralis genome:
- the secY gene encoding preprotein translocase subunit SecY translates to MFSAIARVFRTPDLRRKIWFTLGIVVIYRIGAFVPAPGVDYGTVQVCLDQGNTTGGLYSFVNMFSGGAMLQVSVFALGIMPYITAAIIVQLLRVVIPRFEELQKEGAQGQSKLTQYTRYLTVALALLNATTIVSLARTGALLGCNLPIVPDDSLPVLLLMIATLTSGTVLIMWLGELITERGVGNGMSLLIFLSIAAGFPAGLGQIWSTQGWRVFGIVMIVGLLTIMAVVFVEESQRRVPVQYAKRQIGRRTVGGTSTYIPIKVNMAGVIPVIFASSIMMLPGILIQFNTPQDGTTPPQWVIFLSEYFGTGSHPVYMILFFLLTIGFTYFYVTITFNPVEISDNMKKYGGFIPGVRAGRPTEKYLEYVISRITFPGAMYLGVLAMIPMIAFVLINADQNFPFGGISILIMVGVALQTIKQINAQMEQHNYEGLLR, encoded by the coding sequence TTGTTCAGCGCGATTGCCCGGGTTTTCCGGACGCCCGACCTGAGGCGAAAGATCTGGTTCACCCTAGGGATCGTCGTCATCTACCGGATCGGGGCCTTCGTCCCTGCCCCCGGTGTTGACTACGGGACCGTGCAGGTCTGCCTGGACCAGGGCAACACCACGGGCGGCCTGTACTCGTTCGTGAACATGTTCTCCGGCGGCGCGATGCTGCAGGTCTCCGTCTTCGCCCTCGGCATCATGCCCTACATCACGGCGGCCATCATCGTGCAGTTGCTGCGAGTGGTCATTCCCCGCTTCGAGGAGCTGCAGAAGGAAGGCGCCCAGGGCCAGTCCAAGCTGACCCAGTACACGCGCTACCTCACCGTGGCCCTGGCACTGCTGAACGCCACCACAATCGTCTCGCTGGCACGCACCGGCGCGCTGCTCGGCTGCAACCTGCCGATCGTGCCGGATGACAGCCTCCCGGTGCTCCTGCTGATGATCGCCACCCTGACCTCGGGCACCGTCCTGATCATGTGGCTGGGCGAGCTCATTACCGAACGCGGCGTCGGCAACGGCATGTCCCTGCTGATCTTCCTGTCCATCGCCGCAGGCTTCCCGGCCGGCTTGGGACAGATCTGGTCCACGCAGGGCTGGCGCGTGTTCGGCATCGTGATGATCGTCGGCCTGCTGACCATCATGGCCGTGGTGTTCGTGGAGGAGTCCCAGCGCCGCGTTCCGGTGCAGTACGCCAAGCGCCAGATCGGCCGCCGTACCGTGGGCGGGACGTCCACGTACATCCCGATCAAGGTGAACATGGCCGGCGTGATCCCCGTGATCTTCGCGTCCTCGATCATGATGCTCCCGGGCATCCTCATCCAGTTCAACACCCCGCAGGACGGCACCACGCCGCCGCAATGGGTCATCTTCCTCTCCGAGTACTTCGGCACCGGCTCGCACCCGGTCTACATGATCCTGTTCTTCCTGTTGACGATCGGCTTCACGTACTTCTACGTGACGATCACGTTCAATCCGGTCGAGATCAGCGACAACATGAAGAAATACGGCGGTTTCATCCCCGGTGTCCGTGCTGGCCGTCCGACCGAGAAGTACCTCGAGTACGTCATCAGCAGGATCACCTTCCCGGGTGCGATGTACCTTGGTGTCCTGGCGATGATCCCGATGATCGCCTTCGTGCTGATCAACGCCGACCAGAACTTCCCGTTCGGCGGCATCTCGATCCTCATCATGGTTGGCGTTGCGCTGCAGACCATCAAGCAGATCAATGCGCAGATGGAGCAGCACAACTACGAGGGCCTGCTGCGGTAG
- the rplO gene encoding 50S ribosomal protein L15 — MADERSVDSTVEGPNAIKVHDLRPAPGSKKAKTRVGRGEASKGKTAGRGTKGTKARYQVKAGFEGGQVPLQMRLPKLRGFKNPFKVEFQVVNLDKLSEHFPAGGDVTVDDLIAKGLVRKNQPVKVLGTGEITVAVNVKANAFSSSAAEKISAAGGSTETL; from the coding sequence ATGGCTGATGAACGCTCAGTTGACAGCACAGTCGAAGGCCCGAACGCGATCAAGGTCCACGACCTGCGTCCGGCCCCCGGCTCCAAGAAGGCCAAGACCCGCGTGGGTCGCGGCGAGGCGTCCAAGGGCAAGACCGCTGGTCGCGGTACCAAGGGCACCAAGGCGCGCTACCAGGTGAAGGCCGGCTTCGAAGGCGGCCAGGTGCCGCTGCAGATGCGTCTGCCGAAGCTGCGTGGCTTCAAGAACCCGTTCAAGGTCGAGTTCCAGGTCGTGAACCTGGACAAGCTGTCGGAGCACTTCCCGGCCGGCGGCGACGTGACCGTGGACGATCTGATCGCCAAGGGCCTGGTCCGCAAGAACCAGCCGGTGAAGGTCCTCGGGACCGGCGAGATCACCGTGGCGGTGAACGTGAAGGCCAACGCCTTCTCGTCCTCCGCGGCGGAGAAGATCTCCGCAGCCGGTGGGTCCACCGAGACCCTCTGA
- a CDS encoding adenylate kinase, which produces MTRMLMMGPPGSGKGTQASRIADKLGIVAISTGDIFRYNVKEMTELGKEAKKYMDNGDFVPDEVTNRMVADRIRQSDAEHGFLLDGYPRTAGQVEALDGFLTEDGQALTVVIELTVPDEELVARLLNRAETDGRADDTAEVIQHRLDLYHEQTQAVIESYVSRGIVARVDGTGQIDDITERLLQAVYSVRERTGNLPVVQPIGQGDGENPE; this is translated from the coding sequence ATGACCCGCATGCTGATGATGGGCCCTCCCGGGTCCGGCAAGGGCACCCAGGCTTCCCGTATTGCGGACAAGCTCGGCATCGTGGCCATTTCCACGGGCGACATCTTCCGGTACAACGTCAAGGAAATGACGGAGCTCGGTAAGGAAGCCAAGAAGTACATGGACAATGGCGACTTCGTCCCGGACGAGGTCACCAACCGCATGGTCGCCGACCGTATCCGCCAGTCCGACGCCGAGCACGGCTTCCTGCTGGACGGCTACCCGCGTACTGCCGGTCAGGTGGAGGCCCTCGACGGCTTCCTGACGGAAGATGGGCAGGCCCTGACGGTCGTCATCGAGCTGACGGTTCCGGACGAAGAGCTCGTGGCACGACTGCTGAACCGTGCCGAGACCGATGGGCGCGCTGACGACACCGCTGAGGTCATCCAGCACCGCCTGGACCTCTACCACGAGCAGACCCAGGCCGTGATCGAGTCCTATGTGTCCCGCGGCATCGTGGCCCGCGTGGACGGCACCGGCCAGATCGACGACATCACCGAGCGCCTGCTCCAGGCCGTGTACTCCGTCCGTGAGCGCACCGGCAACCTTCCCGTGGTCCAGCCGATCGGCCAGGGCGACGGCGAGAACCCAGAGTAA